GCGCCGGCTACGGCTGGGCCGCCAGTTCCACTGACACGTCCACGCTGGCCAGGATGGTCGTCTGGCAGGGGTCCGATGTCCTCGACCACCAGCGGTTCCCCGCCAGGACGGTCGACAGCCGCCCGCCGGCGTTCCGGTTCGCGCGGGCCCCGGGCGCCGACCGGATCCCCGCGCAGACCGTGCCTGTCCGGGACGGCGGGAGCGTCACGGAACGCGATCTGGAGACCTTCCTGCGTTCGACGGGAACGACGGCCTTCATCGCGATCAAGGGCGACACCATCCGCTACGAGGCCTACTTCAACGGCTACCGGCACGACTCCACCTTCGCCTCGTTCTCCGTGGCCAAGCCCTTCGTCTCGGCCCTCGTCGGCATCGCGCTCGCGGACGGTCACCTCGGCTCGGTCGACGACCCCGTCACGAAGTACCTCCCCGAGCTGGCCGTACGGGACGCCCGGTTCGGGCGCGTCACCCTGCGCCACCTGCTGACCATGGCGTCAGGACTCGCCGACCTGGACCCGTACTACGACCCCGATCTGCGCGCGGTCGCCCTGCGCGACACCGAGGTCGTGGAGGCTCCCGGCCGGCGCTTCCACTACAACAACATCAACCCGGTCCTCCTGGGGCTCGTCCTCGAACGGGCCACCGGCCGCCCGGTCTCCGCCTACCTCGAGCAGAAGCTGTGGGGTCCCCTGGGCATGGAGGCGGACGGCTCGTGGAGCACGGACAGCGAGAGGTCGAGGTTCGAGCAGATGCAGACCGGGCTCAACGCGCGAGCCGTCGACTTCGCCAAGTTCGGCGCCCTGTACCTGAACGAGGGGTCCTGGCAGGGCAGGCAGCTGATCCCGCGCGAATGGGTGACCGCGTCCACCCGGGTGGACACCACTACCGACCCGGCGCCCCACTTCCAGTACAACTGGTGGATGCGGCCCGGCTCGGGAGCGCCGAACGACTACTGGGCGCAGGGCAACCACGGCCAGTTCGTCTACGTCTCGCCCGGCCAGGACGTCGTGCTGCTCAGGCTCGGCATCGAGTACGAGTACGAGCGCTGGCCCGAACTGCTGGCCGAGCTGGCCCGCCGCCTCTGACGACTCCGGGCTACCGGGTGTCCGTTGCCAGCCGTACGGCGAGGGCGGCGAAGACGGTGCCCGAGAGACGGTGCAGCCACCGCTGTACGGCGGGGCGGCGGCGGACGAAGTCGCCCAGCCGGCCCGCGAGAAGGCCCCGCGCTGGCGTCGACCCCCAGACCGACCACGATGAACAGCGCTCCGAGAGCGAAGAACTGCGCCGTCACGTTCCCGCGGGCCGGGTCGATGGGGGGAAGAACGCCAGGTAGAAGGCGATCACCTTGGGGTTGGCGAGGTTCGTCAGCGACGCCCTGCCGAAGATGCGGCGGGCTCGACCCGGTTCGGGCCGCGCCTGAGGCGGGTCGAGACCGTCTGACCTGGCGGCGGCCCGGAACGAGCTGATGGCGAGGTACACCAGATAGACGGCGCCCACGACGCGTATGACGTCGACTGCGGCCACACCCGGATCGATCAGCATGCGGCCACGTTACTCGGAGCGGGACGGCCGATCGCGGAAGCATCCTTTCCGCAATGTCTCCTACCATGGTCGTCATGAGCGAGAACCCGCAGATCCGACCCTTCCGCATCGAGATCCCACAGGCCGACGTCGACGACCTGAAGGACCGGCTCGCCCGCACCCGTTGGCCGCAGGACTCGCCCGAGGACGGCTGGAGCCGGGGCGTGCCCCTCGGCTACCTCAAGGACCTGACGGCCTACTGGGCCGACGGGTTCGACTGGCGGGCCCAGGAGGCGGCGCTGAACGAGATCCCGCAGTTCCTGACCACGATCGACGGGCAGGACGTGCACTTCATGCACATCCGCTCGCCCGAACCCGACGCGTTCCCGCTGATCCTCACGCACGGCTGGCCCAGCTCGCCGATCGAGTTCCGCCAGCTGATCGGCCGGCTCACCGACCCCCGCTCCCACGGCGGCGACCCCGCGGACGCCTTCCACCTGGTCATCCCGTCACTGCCGGGCTACGGATTCTCGACTCCCGCACGGCACGGCTGGGGCAACCTGTTCCGCGTCGCGCAGGGGTGGGCGGAGCTGATGTCGCGGCTCGGCTACGAGCGGTACGCCGCCCACGGAACCGACGTGGGCTCGGGAGTGGCCGGCCTGCTCGGCCTGGTCGCGCCCGACCGGGTCACCGGCATCCACCTCACCGGGACCATCGCGACGTTCCCGTTCGCGCCGCCGCTGGAGACGGGCGGGCTCTCGGAGCCCGATCGGGTGCGGGCCGACCGGTTCACCGCGTACCAGCAGGAGGGGCTCGGCTACCTGCACATGATGACGACCAGGCCGCAGACCCTGGCGTACTCGCTGACCGACTCGCCGGTGGGGCAGCTCGCCTGGATCGTGGAGAAGTTCAAGGAGTGGACCGACCTCTCGGCGGAGCTGCCCGAGGACGCGGTCGACCGTGACCAGTTGCTCACCGGTGTCAGCGTTCACTGGTTCACCGGCTCGGGCGCGTCCTCCGCCCACGCGGTCTACGAGGGCATGCAGGTCTACCGGCAGATGGCCGCACAACAGGCGGCGGGCGGCGACGCGGACGCCTGGGAGGAGCCGGCGGGCCCGCCGACGGGCGTCGCGGTCTTCGCCGCCGACACCACGATCCGCGGCGTCATGGACCCCGCGGGCCGCATCGGGCACTGGACGGAGTTCGACCGCGGCGGGCACTTCCCCGCGATGGAGACCCCCGACCTGCTCGCCCAGGACCTGCGCGCCTTCTTCCGCGACCTGCGCGCCTGACGGGCCCGACCCCGGCCTTCCCGGACGGCCCGAGCATCGAGAATGGGCTTGAGTCTCCGGTTAGGGGAGACACGAGGGTGGAGGGCATGGACGGCGACACGCTCTACACGATCGGCGATCTGGCCCGGCGGACCGGGCTGACGGTCAAGGCCATCCGGTTCTACTCCGACCAGGGGATCGTGCCGCCTGCCGACCGTAGCCCCGCCGGCTACCGCCGGTACGGCATCGACGCCGTCGCACGCCTGGACCTCGTGCGGACGCTGCGCGACCTCGGACTGGACCTGCCCACGATCAGGAAGGTCGTGGACAGGGAGGTCTCCCTCACCGAGGTCGCCGCGGCGCACGCCGAGGCGCTGGCCGTGCAGATCCGCACGCTGCGCCTGCGCCGCGCGGTGCTCACGGCGGTGGCCAGGCGCGGGTCGACCCCTGAGGAGATGGATCTCATGCACAAGCTGGCCAAACTGTCGGAGGACGAACGCCGGCGGCTGATCGGCGCGTTCCTCGACACCGCCTTCGGCGGCCAGGACGCCGCCCCCGAGCTCGTGGGGATCAGGCGCTCGATGACCCCCGAGCTGCCGGACAACCCCGAGGCCGAGCAGGTCGAGGCGTGGGTGGAGCTGGCGGAGCTGTCGCAGGACCCGGATTTCCGCGCCACCATGCGGCGCGTGGTCGAGCAGCACGCGGCCGAGCGCGCCCAGGGCGACACCACGGGCCCGCGCCGCGACTTCGCCGCGATGGTCCGTGAGCACGTCGGCCCGGCCCTGGACGCCGGCGTCGATCCGGCCTCGCCCGGCGCGGTCGTCGCGGCGGTGATGACGCAGTACGCGCGGGCCTTCGGCTGCCCCGACGACCTGGACCTCCGGCGCCGGCTGCTGGCCAGGACGGAGAGCGCGAACGACCCTCGCAGGGAGCGGTATCTCCAGCTGCTCGCAGTGATCAACGGCTGGCCGGCTCCGGAGAGCCTGGCGCCGGTGTTCGACTGGTTCGTCCGGGCCCTGCGGACCGCGCAAGGCTCAGCCCTTGACCGCGCCTGACGTGAGGCCCTCCACGATGTAGCGGCGGGCGAAGGAGAACAGCACGAGCGTGGGGAGGATCGAGACCACCGTGGCGGCCGCCATCGGCCCCCAGTCGATGTCGTACTGCGTGATGAACGAGTTCATCGCGACCGGGATGGTCTTGGTCTCCTCGCTGTCGATGAAGGCGATGGCGAGGAAGAGCTCGTTCCAGCACTGGACGAAACCGAAGATGAACGTGGCGGCGATGCCGGGCAGCATGACGGGGACGACCACGCGCAGCATCGCCGTGAGCCGCGAGCAGCCGTCCACCATGGCCGCCTCCTCGAGCGCGACGGGGACGCGCTCGTAGAAGCCGCGCATGATGATCGTTGAGAACGGCACCAGCATGGCGACGTAGACCAGCATCAGCCCGCTCATCTGGTTCAGCAGGCCGAGGTCCGACATCATCAGGTACAGCGGGCCGAGCGCGATGAACAGCGGGATCATCTGGGTGACCAGGTAGGCGAGCATGAGCGCGCCGCGTCCGGGAAAGTGGAAGCGGGCCAGCACGTAGCCGCCCAGCACGCCGATCGCGGTGACCACGGCACCTGACACCAGCGAGACGATCAGGCTGTTGCGCAGGTAGCCGCCGAACGAGGAGAAGGAGAACAGCTCGCGGTAGTGCTCCAGGGTGGCGCTGCCCGGCAGGTACCGCAGCGGCACCGCGAAGATCTCCGCGGTGGGTTTCAGCGAGGTGACCAGGATCCAGTAGAGCGGGAAGACGGTGATCAGCAGCCAGACGCCGAGCACGACGGCCTTCGCGATCCGGGCGATCAGCGGGGTCGGGTGGCGCACGGTCAGTCCCTCGCCTTCTCGAACCGGGTGGCGTTGAGGTAGAAGACGCTGAACGACAGCAGCAGCCCGAGGACGAAGATGCCGACCGCGCCCGCCTTCCCGTAGTCGCCGTTCTGCACCTGCTCGATGAGGTAGGTCGTGGCGATGTGCGTGCTTCCCGCGGGGCCGCCGCCGGTCATCGAGTAGATGAGGTCGGGGAAGTTGAGAATCCAGATGACCCGCAGCAGCACGATGAGCACCAGGGTGGTCCGGATCGCCGGCAGCGTCACGTGGACGAACTGCCTGATGCGGGAGGCGCCGTCGACGTCCGCCGCCTCGTACAGCTCCTGGGGCACCGACTGGAGCGCCGCGATGATCATGATGGCGAAGAACGTCACGCCGTACCAGATGTTGGCGACGATGATCGAGGTCATCGCCCACCCGGGCGAGGAGAGGAAACCGATCGGCTCGTCGACCAGGCCCGCCTTGATCAGGAGATCGTTGACGACGCCGAACTCGCCGTTGAACATCCAGCGCCACAGCAGGCCGATGAGGAAGCCGGACATCGCCCAGGGGAAGAACACCCACGCCTGGTAGAGGCCGCGACCGCGGAAGTGCCGGCGCAGCAGCAGGGCCAGGCCGAAGCCGAGCACGAGCTGGCCGGTCAGCGACGCGACCACCCAGATCCCCGTGTTGCCGAGCGCGGTCCAGAACTGGTCGTCGGTCAGGACCGCGCGGAAGTTCTCCAGCCCGACGAACGGCGTGGCGGTCAGGTCGAACAGGTTGTAGCGCTGGAACGCGATCACGCCGCCCCTGATCATGGGGTAGTACGTGAACGCGATGACGAACACCACCCCGGGCAGCAGGCAGAGCGCGATGAAGCGGGCCCGCCGCCCGTCGAAGGCCGGCCGGGCCGCGCGGGCGGCGGTCCGCCCGCGCGAGCCGATCTCCTTGACCACTGTCACGACGTCTTCTTCTTCGCCTGATCGGTCCAGAAGGCGTCCCAGGCGCTCAGCACGTCCGCGACCGTCTTGTCACCGGTCAGCAGCGACTGGATGTCCTTGTCCGCCGTCTGCTGCCACTCGCTCCAGCCGGGGTAGTCGACCGGCCTGATGGTGATCATCTGCTTGTCGTCCTGCTGGGCGTCCAGATACGCCTTCCAGGCGCCCTGAGAGAACTCGGGGTCCTGCTGGGCGGCCGTGCTGATCGGGATGAGCGAGTTGCCCTTGGCGAACGCCGTGCTCTGCGCGCTCTCGCTGAGGAACTGGACGAGCTTGACCGCCTCGGTCTTGTGCGTGCTGAAGGACGTCACGCCCCAGCCCGCGTACCCGACGGGCTGCAGCGCGTACCCGCTCGGGCCCTTGGGGATCGGGGCGGTGCTCCAGCCGTCCTTGGGGATGCCGCTCTCCCTGACCGTCTTGATCACTTCGGGATCCTGGATGAGCATGCCGGTGACGTTGGAGGTGAAGCCCTGCACCATCTCGGGGAAGCTCCACGAGACCGAGTCGGCGGGGGAGGCCTCCTTGAACAGGCGCAGGAACAGGTCCATGGCCTGCGCGGCCTCCGGCGTGGACCAGATCGTCCCGCCGTCCTTCAGGAAGAACGACTTGGCCGGGTCCACCTTGTCACCGTTGAAGGCGCTGACGATCAGGACGGCGTAGTCGAAGCCGCCCTTGCCGCCGCGGAAGGAGTAGCCGTAGCGTCGCTTGCCCTTGTCGGTCAGCTTCTTGGCGGTGTCGTAGACCTCCTGCCAGGTGGCCGGCGGCTGCGCGACGCCGGCGTCGCGCAGCCAGTCCGACCGGTAGAAGAGCACCTTCTCGTAGAAGCCGTAGGGGATGAGGTACGGCTTGCCGCCCACCTCGACGGCCTTCTTCCTGGCCAGGTCGGTCAGCCCGGTCCAGCCGGACCAGCTCTGCACCGGAAGCTCGGCCAGCCAGCCGTTGTTGGAGAAGGACTTGGCGGTGTGGTCGCGGACCTCGAGGACGTCGATGCCCTTCCTGGTCTGCAGCACCTGGGTGATCTTCTGGTCGGCGTTCTCCAGGGGCGGCGAGATCAGCTCGACCTTGATCCCGGGGTTCTGCCGCTCGAAGTCGGCGAGCAGCTTCTTGATCAACTTGGTGCGGTCCGGGCTGGTGAGGCTCTCGATCATGCGCAGCCTGACCGTGCCCTCGGCGTCGTCGGAACCGCAGCCGGCCACGGTCATGGTCAGCACGCCGGCCAGCAGGAGGGCGAGCCTGTGGGGTCTGGTCATGGTCTCCCCAGGAGTGTTCCGTTGACAGCGCTGTCACAGCGTTGAATGACGGGGATGCTACACGGAGCCATCCGTGAGCCGTCAAGATGTCGCGAGCGCCTCGGCGAGATCCGCGACGAGGGTGTCGGCGTCCTCCAGCCCCACCGAGAGGCGAACCAGTCCCACCGGAATCCCCATGGTGGCCCGCACCGACTCCTGCGTGGTGAGCGCGGGCGCGCTGACCAGGCTCTCGAATCCGCCCCACGAGACGCCGATGCGGAAGTGGCGCAACGCGTCCACGAACCTGGCCACCTCGGTGATGTCCTCGGTGTCGAGCTCGAGGCTGAAGACGCTGGAGAAGCCGGTCATCTGCGCGCGGGCGAGCTCGTGACCCGGATGGCCGGGCAGACCCGGATGGTTGACCGCGCGGATGGCGGGGTGCTTGACCAGGAACTCCGCCACTCTCAGACCACGTTCCTGGTGCGCAGGCATGCGGACGGGCAGGGTGCGCAACCCCTTGATCGCCTTGGCCGCCTCGTGGGCCGACAGCGCCGCGCCGTACAGCTGGTACTCGGTCAGCGCCAGCGGCCTGATCAGCCGGGAGGGCCCGGCCACGACACCGCCGACGAGGTCGCTGTGGCCGCCGATGTACTTCGACAGCGAATGGACGACCAGGTCGACGCCCATGGTGAGCGGCTTCTGGAAGATCGGCGTCGCCCAGGTGTTGTCCATCACCGTGGTCAACCCCCGCCCGCGCGCCCACCCGGCGAAGGCGCGCAGGTCGATGACCCCGTAGCGCATGTACGACGGCGACTCCAGGTACAGCACGCGGGACCGAGTTGTGACAACGCTGTCAAGCACGGCAGGATTATCGGTGTGCACCGTCGTATGCGAGACCCCGAATTTCTCCAGGTAGCGGAGGAACTGGGTGGTCGGGCCATAGACCGCCCCCACCACGATCACCTGGTCGCCCGCCGAGACCAGCGAGGAGATCGTCGCCGCGATGGCGCCCATCCCGGACGCGAAACACTTGGCCCGCTCCGCCCGCTCGAGCGCGGCGATCTTGCGCTGGAGCACGTCCACGGTGGGGTTGGTGCCACGCGAGTAGACGTAGTTCTCGTCCTCGGCCGCCAGGCCGTCGGCCAGCGCGTTCGCTGTGGGGAAGGTGAACAGGGAGTTCTCGAAGACCGGCGGGTTCACCGCGCCCGACATCCAGGGCTCGTCCTCGCCGTACCGGCCGCAGATCCAGCTGTCGTCGATGTGTTCGTACATGGCTGCGCACGGTACAACATGGTCCGGGACGTGCGCTCGGGCACCCCGGAGAAGGGATGGGGATGAACCGCCGACGAACCACGATGGCCGACGTCGCCCGGCACGCCGGGGTCAGCCTCAAGACGGTCTCCCGGGTGGTGAACCAGGAGCCCCACGTACGGCAGGATCTGGTCCGGCGCGTCCAGGGCGCGATCACCGCGCTGGGGTTCCGGCGCAACGAGGCCGCCAGCCGGTTGGCGCGCGGCGGCTCGGTCCTCACCCTGGGCCTGGTCATCGAGAACATCTCCAACGAGTTCTACTCGAGCTTGGCCAAGGCCGTCGAGCGGGCGGCCTCGGCGCACGAGGCGCTGGTGGTCTTCGGCAGCTACGAGGAGCGGGCCGATCGCGAGGTCATGCTCATCGACACGATGTACGGCAGAGGCGTCGACGCCATGGTCATCGTCCCCACCGCCGGGGACCACACCTGGCTGACCGAGTACCTCGCGAGCGGGCTCACCGCGGTGTTCGTCGACCGGGTGCCCGAGGGGCTGCCCGACACCGACGCCGTGCTGCTCGACGCCGAGGCGGGCGGGCAGCTCGCCACCCGGCACCTGCTCGCCTACGGTCATCGGCGGATCGCCCTGATCTCGGACAACGACCCGTTGAGCTCGGTGCACGCCCGGGCGGAGGGATACCGTACGGCCCTGCGCGCGGCCGGGGCCGCCGCCGATCCCGCATTGTGCGTGACCGGCCTGTTCGACCCCTGGCAGGTGGAGCAGGAGGTGCTGCGACTGCTCGCGCTGCCCGACCCGCCGACGGCGTTCTTCGTGACCAACAACAGGGCCGCCATCGGTCTCATGCAGGCCCTGCGCGACCATCCAGGGCCGCGCCCCGCATTCGTCGGCTTCGACGACTTCGAGATGGCCGGGGTGTTCACCCCCGGGGTCACCGTGGTGCGCTACGACGTCACCCGCCTCGGCAGCGCGGCGGTGGAACTGCTGCTCGCCAGGGTGCGGGACCCCGCGCGCCCCAGCCAGCGGGTGACCGTCCCGGTGGAGCTCGTGGTCAGGGGCTCGGGCGAGGTGCCCCCACCCTGACTCCGCGGCCCGGCGGGCCGGAGGTGGGCTGGCGGCCCCGGAGGGACACGTCGCGTTCTCGGCTGTACGGCTAGCCGAGCAGGCCGGCCAGTTCGCGCCACTCCCGCAGGGGCGGCGTGGCGGGGTCGGCGGTGAGGACCTGGAGGCAGACGTGGTCGGCCCCGGCGTCCAGGTGCTCGCGCACCCGCTTCTCGATCGCGCCGGCGTCCCCGTAGGCGACGATCGAGTCCACCAGCCGCCTGCTCGGACCCGACAGGTCGGCCTCGTCGAAGCCGAGCCTGCGCAGGTTCGCCATCTGGTGCGGGGCCTGTTCCGCGTAGAAGCCGACGTGCGCGGTGGCCGTCTCGCGCGCCCTGGAGACGTCGGAGTCCAGGACCACCGCCTGCTCGACGGCGAGCAGCGCGCCGGGCCTCATGACCTCGCGGGCCGTGCGGGTGTGCTCGACGGGCACGAAGTACGGGTGCGCGCCCAGGGTCCGCTCGGCGGCCAGGGCCAGCATCTTGGGGCCCAGCGCGGCCAGCACGCGGCGGGGCGGATCGGCGGGCGCGGGGGAGTTCAGCGGGACGGCGTCCATGGCGTCGAGGTAGGCGGTCATCGTGCGCACGGCCTTGCCGCGGCTGGGGATCTCGTAGCCGTCCATCGGAATGGGGGTGTCGCTCACCCGGTGGCCGCCGAGACCGAGCAGGTAGCGGCCGGGGAAGGCCTCGTTGAGCGACCTCTCGGCCGCGGCCATGCTGATCGGGTCGCGGAAGGCGATGTTGGCGATGCCGGCGGCGACCGTCATCCGCCGGGTCGCGCCCAGCGTGAGCCAGGCCTGGCTCACGCTGTCCCGTCCGAAGCCCTCGCCGAACCACAGCGCACCGTACCCGAGCTCCTCGAGCTCCGCGGCCGCGTCGCGGACGGCGGAGGCGGGCTGCTGGTCGAAGGCGAAGGTCCAGATTCCCAGTGTTCCGAGCATGCGTGCACTCCTGACAAGTGATGCGGAGAGGCTCTCCGGTTCCTCGGCGCTACAATACGGAGAAGTTCTCCGGTTGAGCAAGTGGAGGTGCCGATGCGTGCGGACGCGCGCCGCAACTACGACCATCTGGTGGCGACCGCCAGGGCCGTGTTCGCCGAGGAGGGGCCTGACGCGTCGCTCAACGAGGTCGCCAGGCGCGCCGGGGTGGGGCCCGGCACGCTGTACCGGCATTTCCCCACCAGGCAGGCGCTGCTCGTGGCGGTGTTCAGGGAGCGGATCGACACGCTCTGCGCGCACGCGGACGACCTGGCCGCGCACGCCGCGCCGGGAGAGGCGCTGCGCACCTGGTTGCGCGCGGTCCTGCTGCACGCGCGGACCGACGGCGGGCTGTCGGCCACGATGGCCTCGGGCGTGGACCTCGGCTTCGACTGCCACGCCAGGATGCGGTCGGCGGCCACCACGCTGCTCGCGAGGGCGCAGCGGGCGGGCGCGGTCCGGGCGGAGGTGTCGGCGGATGACCTGTTCAAGCTGGTCACCGGCATCGCCCAGGTCGCCGACGACCAGAGCGAGGGTGAGCGGCTGCTGGCGCTGGCCGTGGAAGGCGTCGCCGTCCACCCCTCCTGAACGCGCGCTCGCCGGAGCCGCCCGGACTCGGCGCCACCACCCTCGGCGCCGCTGTGGTGGCCGCTCTCGCTTCTCGTGGTCAGAGCCGGGCGTGCGAGGTGATGTCGGCGGCGAACTCGTCGATCATCTTGGGGGTGATGGTCGGCCGGCACTGGCCGATCGCGGCCAGGTAGTCGGCGGTGCCCGCGCCCGCCGGCAGCTCCACGGACCGGTCCCCGCCGGTGAGGTCCCGTTCGAACGCGGACTGCGCCGCGGTCCTGGCCGCGTGCTCGATGTCGGCCGGTGTGAACAGCTCGCTCGCCGCGACCAGCGTGTCCAGGTCCACGTCGGGCCGCCCGCCGGAGTACCGCGCCCAGATCGCCGAGCGCGCGGCCGCGTCCGGGGTGCCGATCGGCACCAGGTAGTCGAACCGGCCGGGCCGCAGGAACGCGGGGTCCAGCGAGCGGATGGAGTTGGTCGCGCACACCAGCAGCCGCTCGTCCCGCTCCCTGAAGCCGGGGATCAGCTTGAGCAGC
This window of the Nonomuraea africana genome carries:
- a CDS encoding serine hydrolase domain-containing protein, with translation MWIEDQEPRFGRGEVVLVVVIGLAVLHHVDQLLRADGGGWAFGAGLLVYPALLLFGTRPWIRVALVALSLAIFQSATMFVDTPVEQYGTWARGASSALHAIGKPNLLGIASPALGVLSVTVSLLLTAATALALVLLTAEVRTLRRTGRTAAAATLVLILLTGAGYGWAASSTDTSTLARMVVWQGSDVLDHQRFPARTVDSRPPAFRFARAPGADRIPAQTVPVRDGGSVTERDLETFLRSTGTTAFIAIKGDTIRYEAYFNGYRHDSTFASFSVAKPFVSALVGIALADGHLGSVDDPVTKYLPELAVRDARFGRVTLRHLLTMASGLADLDPYYDPDLRAVALRDTEVVEAPGRRFHYNNINPVLLGLVLERATGRPVSAYLEQKLWGPLGMEADGSWSTDSERSRFEQMQTGLNARAVDFAKFGALYLNEGSWQGRQLIPREWVTASTRVDTTTDPAPHFQYNWWMRPGSGAPNDYWAQGNHGQFVYVSPGQDVVLLRLGIEYEYERWPELLAELARRL
- a CDS encoding MerR family transcriptional regulator, with protein sequence MDGDTLYTIGDLARRTGLTVKAIRFYSDQGIVPPADRSPAGYRRYGIDAVARLDLVRTLRDLGLDLPTIRKVVDREVSLTEVAAAHAEALAVQIRTLRLRRAVLTAVARRGSTPEEMDLMHKLAKLSEDERRRLIGAFLDTAFGGQDAAPELVGIRRSMTPELPDNPEAEQVEAWVELAELSQDPDFRATMRRVVEQHAAERAQGDTTGPRRDFAAMVREHVGPALDAGVDPASPGAVVAAVMTQYARAFGCPDDLDLRRRLLARTESANDPRRERYLQLLAVINGWPAPESLAPVFDWFVRALRTAQGSALDRA
- a CDS encoding LacI family DNA-binding transcriptional regulator; translation: MNRRRTTMADVARHAGVSLKTVSRVVNQEPHVRQDLVRRVQGAITALGFRRNEAASRLARGGSVLTLGLVIENISNEFYSSLAKAVERAASAHEALVVFGSYEERADREVMLIDTMYGRGVDAMVIVPTAGDHTWLTEYLASGLTAVFVDRVPEGLPDTDAVLLDAEAGGQLATRHLLAYGHRRIALISDNDPLSSVHARAEGYRTALRAAGAAADPALCVTGLFDPWQVEQEVLRLLALPDPPTAFFVTNNRAAIGLMQALRDHPGPRPAFVGFDDFEMAGVFTPGVTVVRYDVTRLGSAAVELLLARVRDPARPSQRVTVPVELVVRGSGEVPPP
- a CDS encoding trans-sulfuration enzyme family protein, whose protein sequence is MYEHIDDSWICGRYGEDEPWMSGAVNPPVFENSLFTFPTANALADGLAAEDENYVYSRGTNPTVDVLQRKIAALERAERAKCFASGMGAIAATISSLVSAGDQVIVVGAVYGPTTQFLRYLEKFGVSHTTVHTDNPAVLDSVVTTRSRVLYLESPSYMRYGVIDLRAFAGWARGRGLTTVMDNTWATPIFQKPLTMGVDLVVHSLSKYIGGHSDLVGGVVAGPSRLIRPLALTEYQLYGAALSAHEAAKAIKGLRTLPVRMPAHQERGLRVAEFLVKHPAIRAVNHPGLPGHPGHELARAQMTGFSSVFSLELDTEDITEVARFVDALRHFRIGVSWGGFESLVSAPALTTQESVRATMGIPVGLVRLSVGLEDADTLVADLAEALATS
- a CDS encoding TetR/AcrR family transcriptional regulator, producing MRADARRNYDHLVATARAVFAEEGPDASLNEVARRAGVGPGTLYRHFPTRQALLVAVFRERIDTLCAHADDLAAHAAPGEALRTWLRAVLLHARTDGGLSATMASGVDLGFDCHARMRSAATTLLARAQRAGAVRAEVSADDLFKLVTGIAQVADDQSEGERLLALAVEGVAVHPS
- a CDS encoding ABC transporter substrate-binding protein, with product MTRPHRLALLLAGVLTMTVAGCGSDDAEGTVRLRMIESLTSPDRTKLIKKLLADFERQNPGIKVELISPPLENADQKITQVLQTRKGIDVLEVRDHTAKSFSNNGWLAELPVQSWSGWTGLTDLARKKAVEVGGKPYLIPYGFYEKVLFYRSDWLRDAGVAQPPATWQEVYDTAKKLTDKGKRRYGYSFRGGKGGFDYAVLIVSAFNGDKVDPAKSFFLKDGGTIWSTPEAAQAMDLFLRLFKEASPADSVSWSFPEMVQGFTSNVTGMLIQDPEVIKTVRESGIPKDGWSTAPIPKGPSGYALQPVGYAGWGVTSFSTHKTEAVKLVQFLSESAQSTAFAKGNSLIPISTAAQQDPEFSQGAWKAYLDAQQDDKQMITIRPVDYPGWSEWQQTADKDIQSLLTGDKTVADVLSAWDAFWTDQAKKKTS
- a CDS encoding epoxide hydrolase family protein, with translation MSENPQIRPFRIEIPQADVDDLKDRLARTRWPQDSPEDGWSRGVPLGYLKDLTAYWADGFDWRAQEAALNEIPQFLTTIDGQDVHFMHIRSPEPDAFPLILTHGWPSSPIEFRQLIGRLTDPRSHGGDPADAFHLVIPSLPGYGFSTPARHGWGNLFRVAQGWAELMSRLGYERYAAHGTDVGSGVAGLLGLVAPDRVTGIHLTGTIATFPFAPPLETGGLSEPDRVRADRFTAYQQEGLGYLHMMTTRPQTLAYSLTDSPVGQLAWIVEKFKEWTDLSAELPEDAVDRDQLLTGVSVHWFTGSGASSAHAVYEGMQVYRQMAAQQAAGGDADAWEEPAGPPTGVAVFAADTTIRGVMDPAGRIGHWTEFDRGGHFPAMETPDLLAQDLRAFFRDLRA
- a CDS encoding TIGR03620 family F420-dependent LLM class oxidoreductase; this encodes MLGTLGIWTFAFDQQPASAVRDAAAELEELGYGALWFGEGFGRDSVSQAWLTLGATRRMTVAAGIANIAFRDPISMAAAERSLNEAFPGRYLLGLGGHRVSDTPIPMDGYEIPSRGKAVRTMTAYLDAMDAVPLNSPAPADPPRRVLAALGPKMLALAAERTLGAHPYFVPVEHTRTAREVMRPGALLAVEQAVVLDSDVSRARETATAHVGFYAEQAPHQMANLRRLGFDEADLSGPSRRLVDSIVAYGDAGAIEKRVREHLDAGADHVCLQVLTADPATPPLREWRELAGLLG
- a CDS encoding sugar ABC transporter permease produces the protein MTVVKEIGSRGRTAARAARPAFDGRRARFIALCLLPGVVFVIAFTYYPMIRGGVIAFQRYNLFDLTATPFVGLENFRAVLTDDQFWTALGNTGIWVVASLTGQLVLGFGLALLLRRHFRGRGLYQAWVFFPWAMSGFLIGLLWRWMFNGEFGVVNDLLIKAGLVDEPIGFLSSPGWAMTSIIVANIWYGVTFFAIMIIAALQSVPQELYEAADVDGASRIRQFVHVTLPAIRTTLVLIVLLRVIWILNFPDLIYSMTGGGPAGSTHIATTYLIEQVQNGDYGKAGAVGIFVLGLLLSFSVFYLNATRFEKARD
- a CDS encoding carbohydrate ABC transporter permease translates to MRHPTPLIARIAKAVVLGVWLLITVFPLYWILVTSLKPTAEIFAVPLRYLPGSATLEHYRELFSFSSFGGYLRNSLIVSLVSGAVVTAIGVLGGYVLARFHFPGRGALMLAYLVTQMIPLFIALGPLYLMMSDLGLLNQMSGLMLVYVAMLVPFSTIIMRGFYERVPVALEEAAMVDGCSRLTAMLRVVVPVMLPGIAATFIFGFVQCWNELFLAIAFIDSEETKTIPVAMNSFITQYDIDWGPMAAATVVSILPTLVLFSFARRYIVEGLTSGAVKG
- a CDS encoding LysE family translocator, yielding MLIDPGVAAVDVIRVVGAVYLVYLAISSFRAAARSDGLDPPQARPEPGRARRIFGRASLTNLANPKVIAFYLAFFPPSTRPAGT